A genomic stretch from Dissulfuribacter thermophilus includes:
- a CDS encoding mechanosensitive ion channel family protein has protein sequence MGKAEWLQYIISIPGLKALVIVVLYSIGAKIVDLILTKILNRLVKKTKYTYDDELLCFLHAPIIWTVFIIGCLHARLYIDLKEPWNEIILKSLQTILALVWWITSFKIATWAIQKSSEKIHRGEKFGQNIFFLLKNITKISLIALGIFFVLSLWKVNLTPLFASAGIAGIAVALAAKDTLANFFGGISIFADKSFKVGDYIILDSGERGEVVDIGIRSTKIKTRDDVMITIPNSILANAKITNESAPEPRFRLRVPVGVAYGSDLDQVEKLLLDLANSHPMVSKDPAPRVRIRKFSNSSIDLELLCWVRRPAEKGLALHDMLKSIYKLFNEKGIIIPFPQRDVHVYFKKGALK, from the coding sequence ATGGGAAAAGCTGAGTGGCTTCAGTATATTATTTCTATTCCAGGGCTTAAGGCCCTTGTCATCGTCGTCCTCTATTCAATAGGCGCAAAGATTGTAGATCTTATCCTCACTAAGATATTAAATCGTCTGGTAAAAAAGACAAAATACACATATGATGACGAACTACTGTGTTTTTTACATGCCCCGATCATATGGACAGTATTTATAATTGGCTGCCTCCACGCGAGACTTTATATAGACCTTAAGGAACCTTGGAATGAGATTATTCTAAAGTCCCTTCAAACCATTCTCGCTCTAGTCTGGTGGATTACCTCTTTCAAGATAGCAACTTGGGCAATCCAAAAAAGTTCTGAAAAGATCCACAGAGGAGAAAAATTCGGACAAAATATCTTCTTTCTTTTAAAAAATATTACCAAAATCAGTCTAATTGCCTTAGGCATCTTTTTTGTTCTCTCCCTCTGGAAGGTAAATCTCACACCCCTTTTTGCCTCTGCAGGAATAGCAGGTATTGCTGTGGCTCTGGCAGCAAAAGATACGCTAGCCAATTTTTTTGGTGGGATCAGTATATTTGCAGATAAAAGTTTTAAAGTTGGAGATTACATAATACTGGATTCTGGGGAACGGGGTGAAGTTGTAGATATTGGGATACGTTCTACCAAGATAAAAACACGAGATGATGTGATGATCACCATTCCAAATTCAATACTTGCCAATGCCAAAATCACCAATGAAAGTGCACCAGAACCTAGATTTAGATTGAGGGTACCTGTTGGGGTGGCATATGGGTCAGACCTCGATCAAGTAGAAAAACTCCTCCTTGACCTGGCAAATTCCCATCCAATGGTCTCAAAAGACCCTGCACCTCGCGTGAGAATAAGGAAATTTTCCAACTCATCAATTGACCTTGAGCTGCTCTGTTGGGTTAGGAGGCCTGCTGAAAAAGGCCTTGCCCTACACGACATGTTAAAAAGTATTTATAAGCTTTTTAATGAAAAAGGCATTATAATACCCTTCCCCCAAAGGGATGTACACGTATACTTTAAGAAGGGGGCTTTGAAATGA
- a CDS encoding DMT family transporter encodes MVNIVSPWFGLALIAALSTAITDTILKGALSKLEPGEMALVRFLAPLPLLLPSIFLQDIPRLDFRFWLTLTSLVPLEILAMLLYMKALRMSEMSLSIPMLAFTPSFIVVTGWLILGETVSTRGFWGIMSTVFGAYLLHLTPGKSGPFEPFRALLNHKGSRYMLAVSLIYSVTSCLGKRAILYSSPLFFAPFYFSFLGIIVPLFFSLYWNENALNRLGAKFVNGGIRMWGAVISIGILQSIMVYSHMLSISLSNAAYMIAVKRTSLLFSILFGAIFFKEGPLLPRGIGGIFMLLGVYLVATSK; translated from the coding sequence GTGGTAAACATTGTGTCTCCCTGGTTCGGGCTTGCCCTTATAGCTGCCCTTTCAACTGCAATTACAGATACAATTTTAAAGGGCGCTTTAAGCAAGCTCGAACCAGGGGAAATGGCGTTGGTGCGATTCTTGGCACCACTGCCATTGCTTTTGCCATCTATATTCCTGCAAGATATCCCAAGACTCGATTTCCGGTTCTGGCTCACCTTAACTAGTTTGGTCCCATTAGAGATACTCGCGATGCTCCTTTATATGAAGGCCCTCAGGATGTCTGAGATGTCTCTTAGCATCCCAATGCTCGCCTTTACTCCGAGTTTTATCGTTGTTACCGGTTGGCTCATACTGGGTGAGACGGTTAGTACAAGGGGATTTTGGGGGATTATGAGTACTGTTTTCGGGGCATATTTACTACATTTGACCCCTGGGAAATCAGGGCCTTTTGAGCCTTTTAGGGCGCTTTTAAATCATAAAGGCTCTAGGTATATGTTGGCGGTATCGCTTATTTACAGTGTGACTTCATGTTTGGGAAAGAGGGCAATATTGTATTCATCTCCCCTTTTTTTTGCCCCATTTTATTTTTCATTCCTGGGCATAATTGTTCCCCTATTTTTCTCCCTTTATTGGAATGAAAATGCTCTAAATAGATTGGGAGCTAAGTTTGTAAATGGCGGGATTAGGATGTGGGGTGCAGTTATAAGCATTGGAATCTTACAATCTATTATGGTATATTCCCATATGCTATCAATAAGTCTTTCAAATGCTGCCTATATGATAGCTGTGAAGAGAACGAGTCTACTATTTAGCATATTATTTGGCGCCATTTTTTTTAAGGAGGGCCCGCTTCTACCCCGGGGTATTGGTGGGATATTTATGCTTTTAGGAGTGTATTTGGTAGCGACTTCTAAGTAA
- a CDS encoding ANTAR domain-containing response regulator, whose product MDGSLGVPLSSKGINILIAEDDVAVAKGFQLILEKAGYRIVGLAHDGIQAMDLAIKTTPDLILMDIKMPRMDGLEAARRINQNNRKGYIPIVLVTAYADQKLVEKAKESGVLGYLVKPVHLDDLVPAVELAYSAAQRINALEGVVENLSQELESRKVVERAKGILMKRLNISEEEALSMMQKESRRQRIKLRDLAKAIISSDKVMS is encoded by the coding sequence GTGGATGGTTCACTAGGTGTCCCTTTGTCATCCAAAGGAATCAATATTCTCATAGCTGAAGACGATGTTGCTGTTGCCAAAGGTTTTCAGCTCATCCTCGAAAAAGCTGGCTACAGGATTGTAGGTTTGGCCCATGATGGTATCCAAGCCATGGACCTTGCAATCAAGACCACACCTGACCTCATCCTCATGGACATCAAGATGCCCAGAATGGATGGGCTTGAGGCTGCTAGAAGGATAAATCAGAATAATCGAAAAGGGTATATTCCCATCGTTCTTGTAACCGCCTATGCAGATCAGAAACTTGTAGAAAAGGCCAAGGAAAGTGGAGTACTGGGATATCTGGTAAAACCAGTTCATTTGGATGATCTCGTGCCTGCTGTAGAACTCGCATATTCTGCTGCCCAAAGGATCAATGCCCTTGAAGGCGTAGTTGAAAATCTGTCTCAGGAACTGGAATCTCGAAAGGTGGTTGAAAGGGCAAAAGGTATCCTCATGAAAAGGTTAAATATAAGCGAAGAGGAAGCCTTAAGCATGATGCAAAAGGAGAGCAGGCGCCAACGCATAAAGCTTAGAGACCTTGCCAAGGCTATAATCTCATCAGACAAGGTTATGAGCTAG
- the fbp gene encoding class 1 fructose-bisphosphatase produces MEGIGISVIEHLLIHQKESPAATGQFTRLLSELIFSAKIISREVNKAGLVDILGLTGDINVQGEQVRKLDDFANKVLIYRMQRAGVLCAMASEENADIIEVPDNLPKGNYILVFDPLDGSSNIDANVNIGTIFSIYRKVSDRSYVTLEDFLRKGAEQVAAGYFIYGPSTMLVYTTGNGVNGFTLDPSVGEFLLSHPDIKIPEVGKVYSVNEAYTCYWDEPTKRVVEYFKSPDNERGKPYGARYIGSLVADFHRNLLYGGIFMYPADKRDPAKPRGKLRLLCEAAPLAFVVEQAGGAATDGKDRILDIKATALHERVPLFIGSKKDVEKATAIMQGKA; encoded by the coding sequence ATGGAAGGAATAGGCATTAGCGTCATAGAACATCTGCTGATTCATCAAAAGGAATCACCCGCGGCAACTGGCCAATTCACTAGGCTATTAAGCGAGCTCATATTCTCTGCAAAGATAATTTCACGAGAGGTAAATAAGGCAGGCTTGGTTGATATTCTTGGGCTTACTGGCGACATAAACGTGCAGGGAGAGCAGGTCAGAAAACTAGATGATTTTGCAAATAAGGTCTTGATCTATAGGATGCAGAGGGCAGGAGTGCTCTGTGCTATGGCATCAGAAGAAAATGCAGACATTATAGAGGTACCTGATAATCTGCCAAAGGGAAACTACATACTTGTCTTCGATCCGTTAGATGGATCCTCCAATATTGACGCAAACGTAAATATAGGCACTATTTTTTCTATATATAGAAAAGTCTCTGATAGGTCTTATGTAACTTTAGAAGATTTTTTGAGGAAGGGTGCTGAGCAGGTGGCTGCAGGCTATTTTATATATGGCCCTAGCACCATGCTGGTTTATACCACTGGAAATGGGGTAAATGGGTTTACTCTAGATCCGTCAGTAGGAGAATTTCTGCTTTCACACCCAGATATTAAAATTCCTGAAGTGGGAAAGGTGTATTCCGTCAATGAGGCCTATACCTGTTATTGGGATGAACCCACAAAGCGAGTTGTAGAATACTTCAAGAGCCCAGACAATGAGAGGGGTAAGCCATATGGAGCTAGATATATTGGTTCTCTTGTAGCTGATTTCCATAGAAATCTATTATATGGCGGTATTTTTATGTATCCTGCAGACAAGCGTGATCCGGCAAAACCCAGGGGAAAGCTAAGGCTCCTTTGTGAAGCCGCTCCGTTGGCCTTTGTAGTAGAACAGGCAGGTGGGGCTGCCACCGATGGAAAAGATCGTATACTGGACATAAAGGCAACAGCACTCCATGAAAGAGTACCTCTTTTCATAGGTAGTAAGAAAGATGTTGAGAAGGCCACAGCGATTATGCAGGGAAAGGCATAA
- a CDS encoding ATP-binding protein: MNPDFVAKLLESINCAILIVDHEGNIILSNTKAKEIFCPQVNTKKVTDHRDYHCSVRYQHEALEGLPIKSLFLPEDHEVFLPNILEITKSYGEFEGEALLRDLAGRRFFAFVSTSICPIEDKQGLVFTIHDITNLKNVEKILKRNERLIFWGRMLEDISHQIRNPILSIGGFARRISSLGEKKQKKYVDIILHECSKLELLLSKLTEFIRLPRPKPRHVTVNDVVNCIKEPVEETAQKFSTGVNWHISEVYFNKKALVDEELLPKAVVPVVENACESYNQLDKKDKIEVGISSTDTDGFSCSIIIKDNGMGICPKALPKVFDPFYTTKTGHIGMGLTISKRIIDELLGDIIIDSQYGTGTTVQMLLSEERRRAIRRAKIGVNLNGKS; this comes from the coding sequence ATGAACCCAGATTTTGTGGCAAAGCTCCTTGAAAGCATCAATTGTGCCATATTGATAGTGGACCATGAAGGGAACATAATTTTATCCAATACTAAGGCCAAAGAGATCTTCTGCCCCCAAGTGAATACAAAAAAGGTAACCGATCACAGAGACTACCACTGTAGCGTAAGATACCAACATGAGGCCCTTGAAGGACTACCAATCAAATCTCTGTTCTTGCCAGAAGACCATGAAGTTTTCTTGCCAAATATTTTGGAAATTACCAAGAGTTATGGAGAATTTGAGGGAGAGGCCCTATTGAGGGATCTTGCTGGAAGACGTTTTTTTGCTTTCGTTTCAACAAGTATCTGTCCTATTGAGGATAAACAGGGATTGGTATTCACAATACACGACATTACGAATCTCAAAAATGTTGAAAAAATTTTAAAAAGGAATGAACGACTCATATTTTGGGGACGAATGCTCGAGGATATAAGCCATCAGATAAGAAATCCTATCCTATCCATTGGAGGCTTTGCTAGACGCATCAGTTCATTGGGTGAAAAAAAACAGAAAAAATATGTAGATATTATCTTACATGAATGTTCAAAACTAGAGCTCCTTCTCTCTAAACTCACAGAGTTCATCAGACTTCCACGTCCAAAACCAAGGCATGTGACTGTTAACGACGTTGTCAACTGCATCAAAGAGCCAGTTGAAGAAACTGCACAGAAATTTTCTACGGGAGTTAATTGGCATATTTCTGAAGTATACTTTAATAAAAAGGCACTTGTTGATGAGGAATTACTACCTAAGGCCGTAGTCCCCGTTGTTGAAAACGCCTGTGAATCCTACAATCAATTGGATAAAAAAGACAAAATTGAGGTGGGGATATCGTCTACAGATACAGATGGTTTTTCATGCAGCATAATAATCAAAGACAATGGCATGGGTATATGCCCAAAGGCCCTTCCAAAGGTTTTTGACCCATTCTATACGACAAAAACAGGACACATTGGAATGGGACTCACTATTTCCAAAAGAATAATAGATGAACTTTTAGGGGACATAATTATTGACTCCCAGTATGGTACTGGCACTACAGTGCAAATGCTTCTTTCTGAAGAAAGAAGAAGGGCCATTCGAAGAGCCAAGATAGGGGTAAATCTTAATGGGAAAAGCTGA
- a CDS encoding RiPP maturation radical SAM C-methyltransferase codes for MKCVLIAPPWPLFNRPSIQLACLSAFLKRHVPEIGCAVFHPYLELYQKIGLRLYDVISESSWISEAFGGMLLEPGHEQSQIWLIKKSLGRRSRRRLFNSSKEILKVRDCLKETLDVFLERHDWSQYDLCGITVSLNQLTSGLYLAREIKALAPSIKVVIGGAGVPEEVGQELLSQFEFIDYIVSGEGEKGLLEIVEGIKKGKPAQRGVIRGEIIEDLNELPIPDFTPYFAELATLRPSLRFSPVIPVEFSRGCFWGRCSFCNLNVQWKGYRRKSWQRLLKEVDFLSKRYKTLDFAFMDNALPPKEAKEFFDQVSLLGRDFNFFGELRASFSRKDAHLMKKAGLNIVQVGIEALSNSLLKRLRKGRTVMDNLASMRHLLEAGIELQGNLIMDFPGTSQEEVEETLSILKYAKYFRPLKPVSFWLGYGSPVFNDPKSFGIKAKRPHRFYSRIFPGRTFDVTMVCEYSGTLKQDRMLWKQVREYIQDWQKYWVDASKNGPPLSFRDGGDFVLIRQVMSQGQVLHHRLSQASRSIFLDTLEPIALEELIQRHSGISPEKILSFLKELQQKELIYCDGNKVLGLPVRIREKW; via the coding sequence ATGAAGTGTGTCCTTATTGCCCCGCCATGGCCGTTATTTAATAGGCCTTCAATCCAGTTGGCCTGCCTTAGCGCATTTCTCAAGAGACACGTTCCAGAGATTGGCTGCGCGGTCTTTCATCCGTACTTAGAACTTTATCAAAAGATTGGGCTCAGGCTCTATGATGTTATTTCAGAGTCTAGCTGGATAAGCGAGGCCTTTGGTGGAATGTTGCTTGAACCAGGCCATGAGCAAAGCCAGATCTGGCTTATAAAAAAGAGCCTTGGGAGGCGCTCAAGGAGAAGGCTATTCAATTCTTCAAAAGAAATCCTCAAGGTGAGAGACTGTTTAAAGGAGACCCTAGATGTTTTTTTAGAAAGACATGATTGGTCTCAATATGATCTTTGTGGGATTACAGTGAGCCTTAATCAGCTTACCTCTGGGTTATATCTTGCAAGAGAGATTAAGGCACTTGCTCCAAGCATTAAGGTTGTTATTGGAGGGGCAGGTGTTCCAGAGGAAGTGGGACAAGAATTATTATCTCAATTTGAATTTATTGACTATATAGTAAGCGGTGAGGGAGAAAAGGGGCTTTTGGAGATTGTTGAGGGGATAAAGAAGGGCAAACCAGCTCAACGAGGAGTAATCCGTGGTGAGATAATTGAGGATTTAAATGAACTGCCAATACCAGACTTCACCCCCTATTTTGCCGAGTTGGCAACTCTTCGCCCCTCTTTACGGTTTTCTCCAGTCATACCCGTAGAATTTTCAAGGGGATGCTTTTGGGGGAGATGTTCATTTTGCAATCTAAATGTTCAGTGGAAGGGCTACAGGCGCAAGTCCTGGCAGAGGCTACTAAAAGAGGTGGACTTCCTTTCTAAGAGATATAAGACCTTAGATTTTGCATTCATGGACAATGCCCTTCCTCCAAAAGAGGCCAAGGAATTCTTTGATCAAGTTTCTTTATTGGGAAGAGATTTCAATTTCTTTGGGGAACTTAGGGCCTCTTTTTCGAGAAAAGATGCCCATTTGATGAAAAAGGCCGGTCTAAATATTGTACAGGTTGGAATTGAGGCACTGAGTAATAGTTTGTTGAAGCGCCTTAGGAAAGGAAGGACGGTAATGGACAATTTGGCCTCAATGCGGCATCTCCTTGAGGCAGGTATAGAATTACAGGGAAACCTTATAATGGACTTCCCCGGGACCTCTCAAGAAGAGGTCGAAGAGACCCTCAGCATTTTAAAGTATGCTAAGTATTTTAGGCCACTTAAGCCAGTATCCTTTTGGCTTGGCTACGGTAGCCCCGTGTTTAATGATCCAAAATCTTTTGGAATAAAGGCTAAAAGACCCCATCGGTTCTATTCTAGGATTTTCCCAGGTCGCACTTTTGATGTGACAATGGTGTGTGAATACAGCGGGACTCTAAAACAGGATAGAATGCTCTGGAAACAAGTTAGGGAATATATACAGGACTGGCAAAAATATTGGGTTGATGCATCGAAAAATGGTCCACCTCTAAGTTTTAGGGACGGAGGTGATTTTGTCCTAATCAGGCAGGTTATGTCACAGGGCCAGGTGCTTCACCATAGATTATCACAGGCCTCGAGGTCAATCTTCTTAGATACCCTTGAACCTATAGCCTTGGAAGAGCTCATCCAGCGTCATTCAGGGATTTCACCAGAGAAGATCCTGTCCTTTTTAAAGGAACTTCAACAAAAGGAACTGATATATTGTGATGGAAATAAAGTGCTCGGATTGCCCGTACGAATAAGGGAAAAATGGTAA
- the htpX gene encoding zinc metalloprotease HtpX, translated as MVNVFKTFLLLAALTALFMFIGEALGGRTGMIMALMLAMVMNFFAYWFSDKMALAMSGATPVSEAEAPELHQMVEILSQKAGIPKPKVYIIPQETPNAFATGRNPNHAAVAVTAGIMRILSKEELMGVLSHELAHIKNRDILISSIAAVLAGAISYLANMAQWGLMFGGLGGSDDEDGNPLGIIGVIIMMILAPIAAMLIQMAISRSREYLADATGARILGDPVPLASALKRLEEWNHRLPMAVNPATAQMYIVNPLRSGNIMHLFSTHPPIEERIKKLLSMK; from the coding sequence ATGGTAAATGTCTTCAAGACATTTTTACTCCTGGCAGCACTGACAGCCCTTTTTATGTTTATAGGAGAGGCCCTAGGGGGCAGGACTGGAATGATTATGGCGCTTATGTTAGCCATGGTCATGAATTTTTTCGCCTACTGGTTTAGTGATAAAATGGCCCTTGCCATGAGTGGCGCAACACCAGTATCTGAGGCTGAGGCGCCAGAGTTACATCAAATGGTGGAAATCCTTTCTCAAAAGGCAGGCATCCCTAAACCAAAAGTATATATTATCCCACAGGAGACTCCTAATGCATTTGCAACAGGAAGAAATCCAAATCACGCTGCTGTTGCTGTAACAGCAGGGATAATGAGGATCCTCTCCAAGGAGGAGCTCATGGGAGTGCTGAGTCATGAGCTCGCTCACATAAAAAATAGGGATATCCTCATTAGCAGTATAGCGGCAGTACTTGCTGGTGCCATCAGTTATTTGGCAAATATGGCCCAGTGGGGACTGATGTTTGGCGGCCTTGGTGGAAGCGATGATGAAGATGGCAATCCGTTGGGCATTATTGGGGTCATAATTATGATGATACTTGCTCCAATTGCTGCAATGCTTATCCAGATGGCAATATCAAGGAGCAGAGAATATTTAGCAGATGCCACAGGAGCTAGGATACTTGGAGATCCTGTACCCCTTGCAAGTGCCCTCAAACGTCTAGAAGAATGGAACCACAGGCTTCCAATGGCAGTAAATCCAGCAACAGCTCAGATGTATATCGTAAATCCACTGAGATCTGGCAATATTATGCATCTGTTCAGCACTCATCCACCTATAGAAGAGCGCATAAAAAAGTTACTTTCCATGAAATAA
- the amrB gene encoding AmmeMemoRadiSam system protein B, whose product MILRRPAVADQFYPGDPDRLHYEIGKLMGDQSGNEKAVAVISPHAGYMYSGHVAGAVFSKIRIPPTCIILGPNHTGFGAPISVMSEGIWQMPMGDVAIDSPLAKRILEYYPEAEEDVEAHLYEHSLEVQVPFLQYKQNDLKICPICLSRLSFEESRRLGEAISRAVSETDLDVLIVASTDMTHYESGDVANEKDRLAIERILSMDPEGLYNTVLLNQITMCGFIPTVVTLVAAMGLGATKARLIKYATSGDITGDYRQVVGYSSFIIQ is encoded by the coding sequence ATGATTTTAAGAAGACCCGCTGTTGCAGACCAATTTTATCCTGGAGATCCTGATAGGCTTCACTATGAAATCGGTAAACTCATGGGAGATCAAAGTGGCAATGAAAAGGCCGTGGCAGTCATATCACCTCATGCTGGATATATGTATTCAGGACATGTAGCAGGAGCCGTTTTCTCAAAAATCAGGATTCCTCCTACTTGTATCATTCTTGGACCCAATCATACAGGCTTTGGTGCGCCTATTTCTGTCATGTCAGAAGGTATATGGCAAATGCCCATGGGAGATGTTGCAATCGATTCTCCGTTGGCAAAACGAATACTTGAATATTATCCTGAAGCTGAAGAAGACGTAGAGGCACACCTCTATGAACACTCCCTTGAAGTCCAGGTGCCATTCCTGCAGTACAAACAAAATGACTTAAAGATTTGCCCCATCTGCCTTTCTCGTCTTTCATTCGAAGAATCCAGAAGGCTCGGAGAAGCTATCAGTCGAGCCGTTTCAGAGACAGACCTCGATGTGCTCATTGTGGCAAGTACTGACATGACCCACTACGAATCCGGTGATGTAGCCAACGAAAAAGACCGCCTGGCCATAGAACGCATTCTTTCCATGGATCCTGAAGGTCTATATAATACGGTATTATTAAACCAAATTACCATGTGTGGATTTATCCCAACAGTGGTAACCCTTGTAGCTGCCATGGGCCTTGGAGCCACAAAGGCCAGGCTCATCAAATATGCAACCAGTGGTGACATCACAGGTGACTACAGGCAGGTTGTGGGATATTCGAGTTTTATAATCCAATAA